The Megachile rotundata isolate GNS110a chromosome 8, iyMegRotu1, whole genome shotgun sequence genome has a segment encoding these proteins:
- the LOC100879892 gene encoding zinc finger-containing ubiquitin peptidase 1 isoform X1 — protein MAASKPPEMNYTCEICGLEGFNDEEMRSHMVFYHLQGAANCPFCDLGEISPTEMLAHVNSAHLDYLTPSTPENDMMAFIDDDSLVDDRRHDECRGPCPSPTMSPSPPLLQNGWSSSLNFRVKQQPEAPKSESQIHSSNVNNNNNNNNIGNVNNVIEGAAGHGSPLRSGLNLQLRSHASPKLPVQECPMCPYSSDSPLRLEEHINRQHFDLTSPSFPPESPPSRDSVFNCPLCVTSFPNSSDLELHVNIEHKDILSPANGAASQAAQATNGGDTPACPVCFSTSFKNNDELTAHIEEHFSKKCTPSPITPDLSTDRMLAKDMERLEKELRKLREQREFEMLRAQYGMDNQGNFREQSVTNMQRAVYSGEMTIADYYERQSELRVAESSGIDDGSSCTRGLVPKIRAVSQACSNVLSTWMCSTVDHYATTYGDKGWGCGYRNLQMLISSLLQHTGYNELVYKAWNSDLSGGSSAKNPLRSSIPSVSRLQKMIEWAWAQGFDTQGAEQLGGKLVNTRKWIGPTEVVTLLSSLRIKCQLVDFYRPTNSDGGHPEMFNWVLQYFQRCDDFKPPLYLQHQGHSRTIIGVEQLRDGSITMLVLDPSHSPAQMAQFNSTSSALGAMRLVRKSIAAMKARQYQVVAVTGIMETDLEYHESKVLCLIRVPQDR, from the exons ATGGCGGCGAGCAAACCACCGGAAATGAATTACACGTGCGAAATTTGTGGCCTGGAGGGCTTCAACGACGAAGAGATGAGGTCTCATATGGTTTTCTATCATCTGCAAGGGGCTGCGAACTGTCCGTTTTGCGACTTGGGGGAAATTTCGCCGACAGAAATGTTGGCTCACGTTAACAGTGCCCATCTTGATTATCTAACACCGAG CACCCCAGAGAATGACATGATGGCATTCATCGATGATGATTCTCTGGTGGATGATCGTAGGCACGATGAATGCCGTGGTCCTTGCCCTTCTCCAACAATGTCTCCGAGCCCACCTCTTCTTCAAAACGGATGGAGCAGTTCTCTTAACTTCCGTGTTAAACAGCAACCAGAAGCACCAAAGTCTGAGTCACAGATTCATAGTTCTAACgtcaataataacaataacaacaataacatTGGGAATGTTAATAATG TAATAGAAGGTGCAGCTGGTCATGGTTCTCCATTGCGTTCAGGCCTAAATCTGCAATTGCGTTCTCATGCTTCGCCAAAACTTCCGGTGCAAGAATGCCCTATGTGTCCCTACAGTTCTGATAGTCCACTAAGACTGGAAGAACATATCAATAGACAACATTTTGATCTCACGTCGCCGTCCTTCCCCCCGGAATCCCCACCGTCTCGCGATAGCGTTTTTAACTGCCCTTTATGCGTCACGTCTTTTCCAAATTCTTCTGATCTAGAGTTACACGTCAACATAGAGCACAAAGATATTTTGAG TCCTGCAAATGGTGCAGCTTCACAAGCTGCTCAAGCAACCAACGGCGGCGATACTCCTGCGTGTCCAGTTTGTTTCAGTACCTCGTTTAAAAACAACGACGAATTAACGGCACATATTGAAGAACATTTCAGTAAAAAGTGTACTCCATCTCCTATAACTCCAGACTTATCAACGGATAGAATGCTGGCCAAGGACATGGAAAGACTTGAGAAGGAACTTAGAAAATTACGCGAACAGCgtgaatttgaaatgttaagaGCGCAATACGGGATGGACAATCAGGGCAATTTTAGAGAACAAAGTGTTACTAATATGCAGCGGGCTGTGTATTCGGGCGAAATGACGATTGCCGATTACTATGAAAGGCAAAGCGAACTCAGAGTAGCCGAAAGTAGCGGTATCGATGACGGTAGTTCTTGTACACGAG GATTAGTGCCCAAGATACGAGCTGTCAGTCAAGCGTGTAGTAATGTATTGAGCACCTGGATGTGTTCCACCGTAGATCATTATGCCACTACCTACGGAGACAAAGGCTGGGGATGTGgttatagaaatttgcaaatgttaatTTCTTCGCTTTTACAACATACAGGGTACAATGAGTTAGTTTATAAAGCATGGAATTCTGATTTGAGCGGTGGCAGTTCTGCCAAGAATCCGCTTCGAAGTTCGATACCGTCGGTCTCGAGACTTCAAAAAATGATCGAATGGGCTTGGGCTCAGGGTTTCGATACTCAGGGAGCGGAACAGTTGGGTGGGAAACTGGTGAACACTAGAAAATGGATTGGTCCCACGGAAGTAGTTACGTTATTATCTAGTCTGAGAATAAA ATGTCAGTTGGTAGATTTTTATAGACCAACTAACTCCGATGGCGGACATCCCGAAATGTTTAACTGGGTTTTACAATATTTCCAGCGGTGCGATGATTTCAAGCCTCCCTTGTATTTACAGCATCaag GTCATAGTAGAACAATAATAGGAGTAGAACAATTGAGAGACGGTTCAATAACGATGTTAGTACTCGATCCAAGCCATAGTCCAGCACAAATGGCACAATTTAACAGCACAAGTAGTGCACTCGGAGCAATGCGTTTGGTGAGAAAATCGATTGCAGCGATGAAAGCGAGACAGTATCAAGTTGTCGCTGTTACCGGTATCATGGAGACCGATTTGGAATACCAC GAAAGCAAAGTATTATGTTTGATTCGCGTACCACAAGATAGGTGA
- the LOC100879892 gene encoding zinc finger-containing ubiquitin peptidase 1 isoform X2 produces MINSRKRTANCALKLDNENTPENDMMAFIDDDSLVDDRRHDECRGPCPSPTMSPSPPLLQNGWSSSLNFRVKQQPEAPKSESQIHSSNVNNNNNNNNIGNVNNVIEGAAGHGSPLRSGLNLQLRSHASPKLPVQECPMCPYSSDSPLRLEEHINRQHFDLTSPSFPPESPPSRDSVFNCPLCVTSFPNSSDLELHVNIEHKDILSPANGAASQAAQATNGGDTPACPVCFSTSFKNNDELTAHIEEHFSKKCTPSPITPDLSTDRMLAKDMERLEKELRKLREQREFEMLRAQYGMDNQGNFREQSVTNMQRAVYSGEMTIADYYERQSELRVAESSGIDDGSSCTRGLVPKIRAVSQACSNVLSTWMCSTVDHYATTYGDKGWGCGYRNLQMLISSLLQHTGYNELVYKAWNSDLSGGSSAKNPLRSSIPSVSRLQKMIEWAWAQGFDTQGAEQLGGKLVNTRKWIGPTEVVTLLSSLRIKCQLVDFYRPTNSDGGHPEMFNWVLQYFQRCDDFKPPLYLQHQGHSRTIIGVEQLRDGSITMLVLDPSHSPAQMAQFNSTSSALGAMRLVRKSIAAMKARQYQVVAVTGIMETDLEYHESKVLCLIRVPQDR; encoded by the exons aTGATAAATAGTCGTAAACGCACCGCTAACTGTGCATTAAAGCTTGACAATGAAAa CACCCCAGAGAATGACATGATGGCATTCATCGATGATGATTCTCTGGTGGATGATCGTAGGCACGATGAATGCCGTGGTCCTTGCCCTTCTCCAACAATGTCTCCGAGCCCACCTCTTCTTCAAAACGGATGGAGCAGTTCTCTTAACTTCCGTGTTAAACAGCAACCAGAAGCACCAAAGTCTGAGTCACAGATTCATAGTTCTAACgtcaataataacaataacaacaataacatTGGGAATGTTAATAATG TAATAGAAGGTGCAGCTGGTCATGGTTCTCCATTGCGTTCAGGCCTAAATCTGCAATTGCGTTCTCATGCTTCGCCAAAACTTCCGGTGCAAGAATGCCCTATGTGTCCCTACAGTTCTGATAGTCCACTAAGACTGGAAGAACATATCAATAGACAACATTTTGATCTCACGTCGCCGTCCTTCCCCCCGGAATCCCCACCGTCTCGCGATAGCGTTTTTAACTGCCCTTTATGCGTCACGTCTTTTCCAAATTCTTCTGATCTAGAGTTACACGTCAACATAGAGCACAAAGATATTTTGAG TCCTGCAAATGGTGCAGCTTCACAAGCTGCTCAAGCAACCAACGGCGGCGATACTCCTGCGTGTCCAGTTTGTTTCAGTACCTCGTTTAAAAACAACGACGAATTAACGGCACATATTGAAGAACATTTCAGTAAAAAGTGTACTCCATCTCCTATAACTCCAGACTTATCAACGGATAGAATGCTGGCCAAGGACATGGAAAGACTTGAGAAGGAACTTAGAAAATTACGCGAACAGCgtgaatttgaaatgttaagaGCGCAATACGGGATGGACAATCAGGGCAATTTTAGAGAACAAAGTGTTACTAATATGCAGCGGGCTGTGTATTCGGGCGAAATGACGATTGCCGATTACTATGAAAGGCAAAGCGAACTCAGAGTAGCCGAAAGTAGCGGTATCGATGACGGTAGTTCTTGTACACGAG GATTAGTGCCCAAGATACGAGCTGTCAGTCAAGCGTGTAGTAATGTATTGAGCACCTGGATGTGTTCCACCGTAGATCATTATGCCACTACCTACGGAGACAAAGGCTGGGGATGTGgttatagaaatttgcaaatgttaatTTCTTCGCTTTTACAACATACAGGGTACAATGAGTTAGTTTATAAAGCATGGAATTCTGATTTGAGCGGTGGCAGTTCTGCCAAGAATCCGCTTCGAAGTTCGATACCGTCGGTCTCGAGACTTCAAAAAATGATCGAATGGGCTTGGGCTCAGGGTTTCGATACTCAGGGAGCGGAACAGTTGGGTGGGAAACTGGTGAACACTAGAAAATGGATTGGTCCCACGGAAGTAGTTACGTTATTATCTAGTCTGAGAATAAA ATGTCAGTTGGTAGATTTTTATAGACCAACTAACTCCGATGGCGGACATCCCGAAATGTTTAACTGGGTTTTACAATATTTCCAGCGGTGCGATGATTTCAAGCCTCCCTTGTATTTACAGCATCaag GTCATAGTAGAACAATAATAGGAGTAGAACAATTGAGAGACGGTTCAATAACGATGTTAGTACTCGATCCAAGCCATAGTCCAGCACAAATGGCACAATTTAACAGCACAAGTAGTGCACTCGGAGCAATGCGTTTGGTGAGAAAATCGATTGCAGCGATGAAAGCGAGACAGTATCAAGTTGTCGCTGTTACCGGTATCATGGAGACCGATTTGGAATACCAC GAAAGCAAAGTATTATGTTTGATTCGCGTACCACAAGATAGGTGA
- the LOC100879892 gene encoding zinc finger-containing ubiquitin peptidase 1 isoform X3, which yields MMAFIDDDSLVDDRRHDECRGPCPSPTMSPSPPLLQNGWSSSLNFRVKQQPEAPKSESQIHSSNVNNNNNNNNIGNVNNVIEGAAGHGSPLRSGLNLQLRSHASPKLPVQECPMCPYSSDSPLRLEEHINRQHFDLTSPSFPPESPPSRDSVFNCPLCVTSFPNSSDLELHVNIEHKDILSPANGAASQAAQATNGGDTPACPVCFSTSFKNNDELTAHIEEHFSKKCTPSPITPDLSTDRMLAKDMERLEKELRKLREQREFEMLRAQYGMDNQGNFREQSVTNMQRAVYSGEMTIADYYERQSELRVAESSGIDDGSSCTRGLVPKIRAVSQACSNVLSTWMCSTVDHYATTYGDKGWGCGYRNLQMLISSLLQHTGYNELVYKAWNSDLSGGSSAKNPLRSSIPSVSRLQKMIEWAWAQGFDTQGAEQLGGKLVNTRKWIGPTEVVTLLSSLRIKCQLVDFYRPTNSDGGHPEMFNWVLQYFQRCDDFKPPLYLQHQGHSRTIIGVEQLRDGSITMLVLDPSHSPAQMAQFNSTSSALGAMRLVRKSIAAMKARQYQVVAVTGIMETDLEYHESKVLCLIRVPQDR from the exons ATGATGGCATTCATCGATGATGATTCTCTGGTGGATGATCGTAGGCACGATGAATGCCGTGGTCCTTGCCCTTCTCCAACAATGTCTCCGAGCCCACCTCTTCTTCAAAACGGATGGAGCAGTTCTCTTAACTTCCGTGTTAAACAGCAACCAGAAGCACCAAAGTCTGAGTCACAGATTCATAGTTCTAACgtcaataataacaataacaacaataacatTGGGAATGTTAATAATG TAATAGAAGGTGCAGCTGGTCATGGTTCTCCATTGCGTTCAGGCCTAAATCTGCAATTGCGTTCTCATGCTTCGCCAAAACTTCCGGTGCAAGAATGCCCTATGTGTCCCTACAGTTCTGATAGTCCACTAAGACTGGAAGAACATATCAATAGACAACATTTTGATCTCACGTCGCCGTCCTTCCCCCCGGAATCCCCACCGTCTCGCGATAGCGTTTTTAACTGCCCTTTATGCGTCACGTCTTTTCCAAATTCTTCTGATCTAGAGTTACACGTCAACATAGAGCACAAAGATATTTTGAG TCCTGCAAATGGTGCAGCTTCACAAGCTGCTCAAGCAACCAACGGCGGCGATACTCCTGCGTGTCCAGTTTGTTTCAGTACCTCGTTTAAAAACAACGACGAATTAACGGCACATATTGAAGAACATTTCAGTAAAAAGTGTACTCCATCTCCTATAACTCCAGACTTATCAACGGATAGAATGCTGGCCAAGGACATGGAAAGACTTGAGAAGGAACTTAGAAAATTACGCGAACAGCgtgaatttgaaatgttaagaGCGCAATACGGGATGGACAATCAGGGCAATTTTAGAGAACAAAGTGTTACTAATATGCAGCGGGCTGTGTATTCGGGCGAAATGACGATTGCCGATTACTATGAAAGGCAAAGCGAACTCAGAGTAGCCGAAAGTAGCGGTATCGATGACGGTAGTTCTTGTACACGAG GATTAGTGCCCAAGATACGAGCTGTCAGTCAAGCGTGTAGTAATGTATTGAGCACCTGGATGTGTTCCACCGTAGATCATTATGCCACTACCTACGGAGACAAAGGCTGGGGATGTGgttatagaaatttgcaaatgttaatTTCTTCGCTTTTACAACATACAGGGTACAATGAGTTAGTTTATAAAGCATGGAATTCTGATTTGAGCGGTGGCAGTTCTGCCAAGAATCCGCTTCGAAGTTCGATACCGTCGGTCTCGAGACTTCAAAAAATGATCGAATGGGCTTGGGCTCAGGGTTTCGATACTCAGGGAGCGGAACAGTTGGGTGGGAAACTGGTGAACACTAGAAAATGGATTGGTCCCACGGAAGTAGTTACGTTATTATCTAGTCTGAGAATAAA ATGTCAGTTGGTAGATTTTTATAGACCAACTAACTCCGATGGCGGACATCCCGAAATGTTTAACTGGGTTTTACAATATTTCCAGCGGTGCGATGATTTCAAGCCTCCCTTGTATTTACAGCATCaag GTCATAGTAGAACAATAATAGGAGTAGAACAATTGAGAGACGGTTCAATAACGATGTTAGTACTCGATCCAAGCCATAGTCCAGCACAAATGGCACAATTTAACAGCACAAGTAGTGCACTCGGAGCAATGCGTTTGGTGAGAAAATCGATTGCAGCGATGAAAGCGAGACAGTATCAAGTTGTCGCTGTTACCGGTATCATGGAGACCGATTTGGAATACCAC GAAAGCAAAGTATTATGTTTGATTCGCGTACCACAAGATAGGTGA